A genomic segment from Flavobacterium inviolabile encodes:
- a CDS encoding cytochrome c peroxidase translates to MRNLLILINLLFLFTACNNSTPKPLIATEKTQHFLKTQYAVFATDVKALQNLALKNSSANALKKQFKKARLSYKNVESLVTFYYPEASKTINGAAIDKNDVHETSRKVEEATGFQKVEEELFTDAINKPELQKQIGILNGIVQSLKDDFSNLELTDSNVFEAQKLQLLRMMSLGITGFDSPVAFHSLPETKATLQSIHAIMALYTNSTQLDSIIAKSTAYIDQNTDFNLFDRATFIVTYCIPVSKEIHTIQKQLQIKNNPTPTALNFNNPTVFDEGAFDVNFFAPASNKNPSDAQKDLGKQLFFDPILSGNNKVSCASCHIPDQAYADHRTKAVESNSLSRNTPTLLQSAYQNVLFLDGRVTYLEDQARNVINNKDEMHGSFANALAKVKNSTVYQSGFKKVFPETTEISEQNLLRSLASYVRSLSKLDAKFDNYLRGKTTLTASEKNGFNLYMGKAKCATCHFFPLFNGSVPPFYNETESEVLGVPSRNVTANAVIDPDMGEFLITKAPLKKYAFKTPTVRNAAITFPYMHNGVYNTLEEVIDFYNRGGGAGIGITVDNQTLPPDELHLTKEEIKDLTAFLKTLNNPLTARKH, encoded by the coding sequence ATGAGAAATTTGCTTATTCTTATTAATCTGCTCTTCCTTTTTACCGCCTGCAACAATTCGACGCCGAAACCGCTCATTGCCACCGAAAAAACACAGCATTTTTTAAAAACACAGTATGCTGTTTTTGCCACCGATGTAAAAGCACTTCAAAACCTGGCACTCAAAAACAGCAGCGCTAACGCCTTAAAAAAGCAATTCAAAAAAGCCCGTCTGAGCTATAAAAACGTGGAAAGCCTGGTAACGTTCTATTATCCGGAAGCTTCCAAAACAATAAACGGGGCGGCGATTGACAAAAACGACGTACACGAAACCAGCAGAAAGGTAGAAGAAGCCACCGGTTTCCAGAAAGTAGAAGAAGAGTTGTTTACAGACGCCATCAACAAACCGGAACTTCAGAAACAAATCGGGATCCTGAACGGAATTGTTCAGTCGCTTAAGGATGATTTTTCCAATTTAGAGCTAACCGACAGCAATGTTTTTGAAGCCCAGAAATTACAACTGCTCCGCATGATGAGTCTGGGAATCACCGGATTCGATTCGCCGGTTGCCTTCCATTCGTTGCCGGAAACCAAAGCAACACTGCAAAGTATTCATGCCATAATGGCCCTGTACACCAACAGTACGCAGCTGGACAGCATTATTGCAAAAAGTACAGCCTATATTGACCAAAACACAGATTTTAATCTTTTTGACAGGGCTACTTTTATTGTAACGTACTGCATTCCGGTTTCGAAAGAGATCCATACCATCCAGAAACAGCTGCAAATCAAGAACAATCCTACTCCAACAGCCCTCAACTTTAACAATCCTACCGTTTTTGACGAAGGCGCTTTTGACGTCAACTTCTTTGCCCCGGCATCCAACAAAAATCCTTCCGATGCCCAGAAAGATCTGGGAAAACAGTTGTTTTTTGATCCTATATTAAGCGGTAACAATAAAGTTTCCTGTGCCAGCTGCCATATTCCGGATCAGGCTTATGCCGATCATAGAACAAAAGCCGTGGAAAGCAATTCCCTTTCCCGGAACACGCCTACCTTATTACAATCGGCTTACCAGAATGTACTTTTCCTGGACGGCCGCGTTACCTATCTGGAAGATCAGGCAAGGAATGTAATCAACAACAAGGATGAAATGCATGGCAGTTTTGCCAATGCCCTGGCGAAAGTAAAGAACAGTACGGTTTACCAATCCGGGTTTAAAAAAGTATTTCCGGAAACTACTGAAATCAGCGAGCAGAATCTCTTAAGATCGTTAGCGTCCTATGTTCGTTCCTTATCGAAACTGGATGCTAAATTTGACAACTACCTGAGAGGAAAAACGACCTTAACCGCAAGTGAGAAAAACGGTTTTAATCTTTATATGGGAAAAGCAAAATGTGCTACCTGCCATTTCTTTCCTTTATTCAACGGAAGCGTTCCTCCTTTTTATAATGAAACAGAAAGTGAAGTTCTGGGTGTCCCGTCGAGAAACGTTACGGCAAACGCTGTAATCGATCCGGATATGGGAGAATTCCTGATCACGAAAGCACCGTTAAAAAAGTATGCTTTTAAAACGCCTACTGTACGGAATGCAGCGATCACATTTCCTTATATGCACAATGGTGTATACAACACACTGGAAGAAGTAATTGATTTTTATAACCGGGGCGGCGGTGCCGGAATTGGCATTACTGTTGACAACCAGACCCTGCCACCGGATGAATTGCATTTAACGAAAGAAGAGATTAAAGACCTGACCGCTTTCCTGAAAACGTTAAACAATCCGCTAACGGCCCGGAAGCATTAA
- a CDS encoding DUF1697 domain-containing protein — protein sequence MYNHLVLLRGINVSGQKLIKMEELRNHLTDNGFQNVQTYIQSGNVFVTTAEADPNVVEQQVAALLLDKYGFQVTVVAISEAGLKKVFTNNPFLADAAIGLKQLYVAFLAEVPQQENVGKLDASFVHPDTFTMGDRALYLCYHNNAGNSKMTNNWIENRLKVTATSRNWNTVTKLVALFEARKG from the coding sequence ATGTATAATCATTTAGTTTTACTCAGAGGGATCAATGTTTCCGGGCAGAAGCTTATCAAAATGGAAGAGCTGCGAAACCACCTCACGGATAATGGTTTTCAGAATGTACAGACCTATATACAGAGTGGTAATGTTTTTGTAACCACTGCCGAAGCCGATCCGAATGTGGTAGAGCAACAGGTGGCAGCGCTGCTGTTGGATAAATACGGTTTTCAGGTTACGGTTGTGGCTATATCGGAAGCCGGATTGAAAAAGGTTTTTACGAATAATCCGTTTTTGGCCGATGCAGCTATCGGATTAAAACAACTGTATGTTGCCTTTTTAGCGGAAGTGCCGCAACAAGAAAATGTTGGAAAACTGGATGCCTCTTTCGTACATCCCGATACGTTTACAATGGGCGACCGTGCATTGTATCTATGCTATCACAATAATGCCGGTAATTCCAAAATGACCAATAACTGGATTGAAAACCGGTTAAAAGTAACGGCAACCTCAAGAAACTGGAATACCGTTACCAAACTGGTGGCACTTTTTGAAGCCAGAAAAGGTTAA
- a CDS encoding sensor histidine kinase produces MRLYTRLSKIPFLRKSYALKFLFIAFLGIHIPLIGIVVYILFGPKDISVITVFSVTLILTLLATGATLWILKKLVTPIEIASKSLLDYSEKGVIPSLPTKYTDEVGLLLSNLQMRINENEDLLNEKKDLIYLLSHDLRNFATTPQFLSKFILEEEPSEKVRGYAELILESTTHQFEFLESFILLLKEEELISRSTLELHEYELDEILQLVGKVLNQKLDNKRIHLIINNETDAVALLIKEEYLQRVLINLVDNAIKFSYPDSEIYLTVMEENDSVVFVVVDNGMGFEPAKKDELFHKFTKQARVGTQKESSTGIGLYLCKKIIERNGGTIYAESLGIDKGSRFTLILKKRSQHV; encoded by the coding sequence ATGAGATTGTATACGCGATTATCTAAGATACCCTTTTTAAGGAAAAGCTATGCCTTAAAATTCCTTTTTATAGCCTTTCTCGGGATTCATATTCCGCTGATTGGTATCGTCGTTTATATTCTTTTCGGTCCTAAAGACATCTCGGTAATAACCGTTTTTAGCGTTACACTAATATTAACCTTACTGGCAACCGGAGCCACCTTATGGATACTGAAAAAACTGGTTACCCCTATAGAAATCGCTTCGAAATCACTTCTGGACTACAGTGAAAAAGGTGTTATTCCGTCATTGCCCACAAAATATACCGATGAAGTAGGACTGCTGCTAAGCAATCTGCAAATGCGGATTAACGAAAATGAAGATTTGCTGAATGAAAAAAAGGATCTGATTTACCTGCTTTCACACGATCTGAGGAATTTTGCCACCACACCGCAGTTTTTATCAAAGTTTATACTGGAAGAAGAGCCTTCGGAGAAAGTAAGGGGTTATGCCGAACTGATCCTGGAATCGACCACCCATCAGTTTGAGTTTCTGGAAAGCTTTATACTATTACTGAAAGAAGAAGAACTGATTTCCAGATCCACGCTGGAATTACACGAATATGAGCTGGATGAAATTTTACAGCTTGTTGGAAAAGTACTGAATCAGAAACTGGACAACAAAAGAATCCACCTGATCATTAATAATGAAACGGATGCGGTGGCTTTGCTGATAAAAGAAGAATACCTGCAGCGGGTGTTGATAAACCTGGTGGATAATGCCATTAAATTTTCCTATCCGGATTCCGAGATTTATTTAACGGTCATGGAAGAAAACGACAGTGTTGTTTTTGTGGTTGTCGACAACGGAATGGGATTTGAACCGGCTAAAAAAGACGAATTGTTTCATAAATTCACCAAACAGGCGCGTGTGGGGACCCAAAAAGAATCATCCACCGGTATCGGACTATATTTGTGCAAAAAAATAATCGAACGCAATGGCGGTACCATTTATGCCGAAAGCTTAGGAATCGATAAAGGTTCCCGTTTTACCTTAATTCTCAAAAAAAGAAGCCAGCATGTATAA
- the rlmD gene encoding 23S rRNA (uracil(1939)-C(5))-methyltransferase RlmD: protein MGRKRTDKIVFDTVKVLDAGAKGVSVAKAPDGKVIFIPNVVPGDVVDVQTFKKRKSYYEGKAINFHEYSEHRVEPVCEHFGACGGCKWQNMNYDRQLFYKNQEVYNNLKRIGKIELPDFEPILGSEKQFFYRNKMEFSFSNSRWLTEKEIQSEEDYSNQNALGFHIPKMWDKILDISKCHLQEDPSNAIRNEIRQFANEHNMPFFNPRNHDGLLRTLMIRTASTGEIMVLVQFFEEDQAQRELLLNFLAERFPEITSLQYVINSKANDTLYDQHIILYKGRDYILEEMEGLKFSINAKSFYQTNSDQAYELYKITREFAGLTGNELVYDLYTGTGTIAQFVSRQARKVIGVEAVPEAIADAKENAKRNEITNCDFFVGDMKVVFNETFIATHGKPDVIITDPPRDGMHKDVVEQILKIAPDKVVYVSCNSATQARDLALMDEMYTVTRVRPVDMFPQTHHVENVVLLEKR, encoded by the coding sequence ATGGGAAGAAAAAGAACAGACAAAATCGTTTTTGATACAGTAAAAGTCCTTGATGCAGGTGCAAAAGGCGTTTCGGTTGCGAAAGCTCCCGATGGAAAAGTAATTTTTATTCCAAATGTTGTTCCGGGTGACGTTGTTGATGTACAGACATTCAAAAAACGTAAATCCTATTATGAGGGAAAAGCCATAAACTTTCACGAATATTCCGAACACCGTGTGGAACCTGTTTGTGAGCATTTTGGTGCTTGCGGTGGTTGCAAATGGCAGAATATGAACTATGACCGCCAGTTGTTCTACAAAAATCAGGAAGTTTATAATAATTTAAAAAGAATCGGAAAAATTGAGTTACCCGATTTCGAGCCGATATTAGGTTCGGAAAAGCAGTTTTTCTACCGTAATAAAATGGAGTTCTCCTTTTCCAATTCCCGTTGGTTAACGGAAAAAGAGATTCAGAGTGAGGAAGACTACAGCAATCAGAATGCTTTGGGCTTCCATATTCCGAAAATGTGGGATAAAATCCTGGACATCAGCAAATGTCATTTACAGGAAGATCCTTCCAATGCCATCCGTAATGAAATCAGGCAATTTGCCAACGAGCACAACATGCCGTTTTTCAATCCCCGAAATCACGACGGGCTATTGCGTACGCTGATGATCCGTACCGCTTCGACCGGTGAGATCATGGTATTGGTACAGTTTTTTGAAGAAGACCAGGCACAGCGCGAGTTGTTGTTGAACTTCCTTGCCGAACGTTTTCCGGAAATTACTTCCTTACAGTATGTGATCAACAGTAAAGCCAACGACACTTTATACGACCAGCATATCATCCTTTATAAAGGAAGGGATTATATCCTGGAAGAAATGGAAGGGTTAAAATTCAGCATCAATGCGAAATCCTTTTACCAGACCAATTCCGATCAGGCATACGAGCTATACAAGATTACCCGTGAGTTTGCCGGACTAACCGGAAACGAACTGGTATATGATTTATATACCGGAACCGGAACCATTGCACAGTTTGTTTCCAGACAGGCCCGAAAAGTAATTGGTGTGGAAGCCGTTCCGGAAGCCATTGCCGATGCTAAGGAAAATGCCAAACGCAACGAAATTACGAACTGTGATTTCTTTGTGGGCGATATGAAAGTTGTTTTCAACGAAACCTTTATTGCTACACACGGAAAACCGGATGTGATTATCACCGATCCGCCTCGTGACGGTATGCATAAAGATGTGGTGGAGCAAATTTTAAAAATCGCACCGGACAAAGTGGTTTACGTGAGCTGTAACTCGGCTACACAAGCCCGTGACCTGGCTTTAATGGATGAAATGTATACGGTTACCCGTGTTCGTCCGGTTGATATGTTCCCGCAAACGCACCATGTGGAAAATGTAGTACTTTTGGAAAAACGTTAA
- a CDS encoding DUF6452 family protein, with translation MKKIKTLLVAFIVANAFWSCEKDDICADGTPTTPSVVIEFYDKNDPTVLKSVTNLRVIADGMTEPIIFNATGNEDTKYLTTANKIKIPLKTTEDITSYHFTQNAANPAISNEDHMVFNYSRTDQYVSRACGYKTTFKLAPNNPVIPEGDTDKWISNIVTVQSNIENPNETHLKIYF, from the coding sequence ATGAAAAAAATTAAAACATTATTAGTTGCTTTTATCGTCGCAAATGCTTTCTGGAGCTGCGAAAAGGATGATATCTGTGCCGATGGAACACCAACGACACCGAGCGTTGTAATTGAATTTTATGATAAAAACGATCCTACTGTTTTAAAAAGCGTTACCAACCTGAGAGTAATAGCTGATGGTATGACGGAACCGATAATCTTTAATGCTACCGGAAACGAAGATACAAAGTATCTGACCACTGCCAATAAGATCAAGATTCCGCTAAAGACAACCGAGGATATTACGTCCTATCATTTTACCCAGAATGCGGCCAATCCCGCTATAAGCAATGAAGACCACATGGTTTTTAATTATTCCAGAACCGACCAGTATGTATCGAGAGCCTGCGGATATAAAACCACGTTCAAGCTGGCACCTAATAATCCGGTAATTCCGGAAGGAGACACCGACAAATGGATCTCCAATATCGTAACTGTACAATCTAATATTGAAAACCCAAATGAGACACACCTTAAAATATATTTTTAG
- a CDS encoding DUF6048 family protein produces the protein MRHTLKYIFSILFVWTSLASFAQDSIPKKTERYGIRVGADLNRLARSFYQKDYRGFEIVGDYRLSKKIFLAGEIGNEDRTEAESQLNYTTKGSYFKVGFDFNAYENWLDMENMIYAGVRYSVSTFSQELNTYAIYDTNPYFGQTIVAPGQKFDGLTAHWLEVVAGVKAEIFDNLFLGFSVRLNYLASNKKPEGFDNLYIPGFNRTYEGNFGAGFNYTVSYFIPLYKTAKKTAETKKK, from the coding sequence ATGAGACACACCTTAAAATATATTTTTAGTATTCTTTTTGTGTGGACCTCACTGGCATCATTTGCACAGGATTCCATCCCTAAAAAAACAGAGCGTTACGGTATTCGTGTGGGAGCCGATTTAAACAGGCTGGCCCGCTCTTTTTACCAAAAAGACTACCGGGGTTTTGAGATTGTGGGCGATTACCGTTTGTCAAAAAAGATATTCCTTGCCGGCGAAATCGGAAATGAAGACCGTACAGAAGCCGAAAGTCAGTTGAATTATACCACTAAAGGCAGTTATTTTAAAGTTGGTTTCGATTTTAATGCCTATGAGAACTGGCTGGATATGGAAAACATGATCTATGCAGGGGTGCGTTATAGTGTGAGTACTTTTAGCCAGGAATTAAACACCTATGCTATTTATGACACCAATCCTTATTTCGGACAGACCATAGTAGCACCGGGGCAAAAGTTTGACGGTCTGACGGCACATTGGCTGGAAGTGGTTGCCGGTGTTAAAGCCGAAATCTTTGACAACCTGTTTTTAGGTTTCAGCGTCCGACTGAACTATTTAGCATCAAACAAAAAACCGGAAGGATTCGACAACCTTTATATTCCCGGATTTAACCGAACCTATGAAGGGAATTTCGGTGCCGGATTTAATTATACCGTTTCCTATTTTATACCGCTGTATAAAACGGCGAAGAAAACGGCGGAAACGAAAAAGAAATAA